In Acidobacteriota bacterium, a genomic segment contains:
- a CDS encoding BrnT family toxin — MLRFEWDEAKNESNRRKHGVSFEEARTVFFDEEAIEYPDPDHSDFESRFLMIGRSFRFRVLLVCHCFRESDSIIRIISARKATQKERKTFARRGKP, encoded by the coding sequence GTGCTGAGGTTCGAGTGGGATGAAGCAAAGAACGAATCCAACCGAAGGAAGCACGGGGTTTCCTTCGAAGAGGCGCGAACAGTATTTTTCGACGAAGAGGCAATCGAGTACCCCGATCCAGACCACTCGGACTTCGAGAGCCGCTTCCTGATGATTGGACGCAGCTTCAGATTCCGGGTACTGCTGGTCTGCCATTGCTTCCGTGAGAGCGATTCAATCATCCGGATCATCTCCGCCCGCAAGGCGACCCAAAAGGAACGGAAAACCTTTGCCCGTAGAGGAAAGCCATGA
- a CDS encoding AbrB/MazE/SpoVT family DNA-binding domain-containing protein produces the protein MDSSGRLVIPKVIRQRAGFTSGMELEVRCHDGRVELEAAPRRVRIVKRGELYVAVPGEPTEPLTAETVRRTQEVIRRRDAQD, from the coding sequence ATGGATTCTTCCGGCCGCCTGGTCATCCCGAAAGTGATCCGCCAAAGGGCCGGCTTCACTTCGGGCATGGAACTTGAGGTGCGCTGTCACGACGGACGGGTCGAGCTTGAAGCGGCTCCCCGAAGGGTCCGCATTGTCAAGAGGGGTGAACTCTACGTGGCCGTGCCGGGGGAGCCGACCGAGCCGCTGACCGCGGAGACGGTTCGCCGTACGCAGGAGGTCATCCGACGACGTGATGCCCAAGACTAG
- a CDS encoding PIN domain-containing protein, producing the protein MALDTSVIIAALQTWHEDHDAASSSLNKLLASDSAVLPSRVLVEAFSVMTRMPTPHRLSPQDAFTLLKSTFEGVTPLVQLSSEAYWEFLDVLTREGITGGAVYDSEIIECARQAGVRSILTLNRGDFERLAPEGIRVLTPLNDDTVP; encoded by the coding sequence ATGGCACTCGACACCAGCGTCATCATCGCCGCTCTGCAAACTTGGCACGAAGATCATGATGCTGCATCCTCCAGCCTGAATAAACTGCTAGCTTCAGATTCGGCAGTGCTTCCTTCCCGCGTGCTGGTGGAAGCCTTCTCCGTGATGACGCGCATGCCGACCCCCCATCGGCTTTCTCCTCAGGACGCTTTCACGCTGCTGAAGAGCACTTTTGAAGGCGTGACCCCTCTTGTGCAACTCTCCTCTGAAGCCTACTGGGAATTCTTGGATGTCTTGACTCGGGAAGGAATCACCGGAGGTGCAGTCTATGATTCTGAAATTATTGAGTGCGCCCGTCAGGCCGGCGTCAGGAGCATCTTGACCTTGAACCGGGGAGATTTCGAACGATTGGCCCCGGAGGGAATCCGCGTCCTGACTCCCCTCAACGACGACACCGTACCGTAG
- a CDS encoding DUF4255 domain-containing protein, whose amino-acid sequence MNNLLVPAAFTAALKAALQDALSGKLSAKVTVGRPDEISEANRQVPSVNICLFQVEVGQPLRFVRDADSLTGTTQGSLGRGPWASLNLYYLFTFYGNEHRLEPPRLLNIVAPILNTGPGLSPKTIEDAVDDREYGDYVAPHGLAREIEAVRISPLALSEDEMSKFWSVFLHMPYRLSVAYLATNIFIEAE is encoded by the coding sequence ATGAACAACTTGCTGGTCCCCGCTGCCTTTACAGCCGCCCTCAAAGCAGCCTTGCAAGACGCTCTTTCGGGCAAGCTATCTGCAAAGGTGACGGTTGGCCGGCCAGACGAGATTAGCGAGGCCAACCGGCAAGTGCCTAGCGTCAACATCTGTCTTTTCCAGGTCGAGGTCGGTCAGCCCCTCCGGTTTGTTCGCGATGCTGACTCGCTCACCGGGACTACACAGGGATCCTTGGGCCGGGGTCCTTGGGCGTCCCTGAATTTGTACTATTTGTTTACATTCTACGGCAACGAGCACCGACTGGAACCCCCTCGTCTGCTGAACATTGTGGCTCCAATACTCAATACAGGGCCCGGGTTGAGCCCCAAGACGATAGAAGATGCAGTCGACGACCGGGAGTACGGTGACTACGTGGCTCCTCATGGTCTCGCACGAGAGATCGAGGCGGTCAGAATCTCCCCCTTGGCTCTGAGTGAGGATGAGATGTCGAAGTTTTGGTCGGTCTTCCTCCACATGCCTTACCGACTTTCGGTAGCCTACCTGGCCACAAACATCTTCATTGAGGCTGAATGA
- a CDS encoding BrnA antitoxin family protein: MREEYDLSKMKGRKNPYAKQLKKQITIRIGTDILEYFKAMSEETGIPYQNLINLYLRDCVVSKKRLKWSR; encoded by the coding sequence ATGAGAGAAGAATATGATCTGTCCAAAATGAAGGGCCGCAAGAATCCCTACGCCAAGCAGCTCAAGAAACAGATCACCATTAGAATAGGGACCGACATTCTCGAATACTTCAAGGCCATGTCTGAAGAAACCGGCATTCCCTACCAGAATCTGATCAATCTCTACCTACGGGATTGCGTCGTCTCGAAGAAAAGGCTCAAATGGAGCCGGTAG
- a CDS encoding PIN domain-containing protein, with product MKESSFTHESGHLAHQVIIEFVAAATRPLAKAPPLLELSEACREAEELIGQFPILYPNEAVLRLALRGASAYQLSWFDAHLWAYGEHYGMSAILSEDFQHERLYGTVRVINPLLQ from the coding sequence ATGAAAGAAAGCAGCTTCACTCACGAGTCCGGGCATCTCGCCCACCAAGTGATCATCGAATTCGTGGCGGCGGCCACCCGGCCTCTTGCCAAGGCTCCGCCCCTTCTTGAGCTCTCCGAAGCCTGCCGTGAGGCCGAAGAACTCATCGGACAGTTCCCGATACTCTATCCCAATGAGGCTGTACTACGGTTGGCCTTGCGCGGTGCGTCCGCCTATCAGCTCTCTTGGTTTGACGCCCATCTGTGGGCTTATGGCGAGCACTACGGCATGTCGGCAATTCTCTCGGAAGATTTTCAGCACGAGCGGCTTTATGGGACGGTCCGGGTGATCAACCCGTTGCTCCAATGA
- a CDS encoding YHS domain-containing (seleno)protein, protein MKRITTLTVLCLIGLFGTSLAGIEINTSTGLTLTGEPLALHGFDAVAYFTDGAAKLGKAEFSVAHKGATYRFVSQSNKRMFEQNPSAYLPQYGGYCAYGTFKGKKFDGDPRLFKVVDGKLYFNLNPAVYELWLEDIPGHIRKADENWREIRDKAPDDLW, encoded by the coding sequence ATGAAGCGAATCACAACCCTTACCGTTTTGTGCCTGATCGGGCTCTTCGGCACATCCTTGGCAGGAATCGAAATCAACACCTCCACCGGCTTGACGCTCACCGGCGAGCCGCTCGCCCTGCACGGTTTCGATGCAGTGGCCTACTTCACCGACGGCGCGGCCAAGCTCGGCAAGGCCGAATTCTCTGTCGCGCACAAAGGCGCCACCTACCGCTTTGTCAGCCAAAGCAACAAGCGTATGTTCGAGCAGAATCCGTCCGCTTACCTTCCCCAGTACGGCGGATACTGTGCCTATGGGACTTTCAAGGGCAAGAAGTTCGACGGAGATCCGCGTCTGTTCAAGGTTGTCGATGGCAAACTGTACTTCAATCTCAACCCCGCCGTTTACGAGTTGTGGCTGGAAGACATTCCCGGTCACATCAGGAAAGCCGACGAGAACTGGCGTGAGATCCGTGACAAGGCGCCGGATGATCTCTGGTGA
- a CDS encoding SEC-C metal-binding domain-containing protein, whose translation MSRKTGRNDPCPCGSGKKYKRCCLNKERSQQRQRLISGRAVERAFDWIDQHRSKAFHAALHEQYFAGLEEDFWEEIAQLSPELADMFESNAAEWCLVDGRDLASSESPAPRFIELVLRQPLAQDEREYLKLLAQARLDLYEVDETEPGEGVWMVPVLEEKRRRIRVQETSASHILQPGDIVGARLVGADPAVFSGAMYPFEQPQYLEIRDRVFKQKGRSKRPDAEWVNRCIVDQWLRVLAGPAPSILDASTGDPILLTTLLYRVHDWDELRRLLESQKDVAKEDEDAWVRLSPEDPDRPLCSLSRKSGNLEAFARTSALADEADDWLVELAGEWLGHPDVSIADPRQLWKERHHEPSSPHDDLMSNKRARSFTMTEPPRARCGPGRQGCGQPPGRSSSGPGRRG comes from the coding sequence ATGTCGCGAAAGACGGGCCGGAACGATCCTTGCCCATGCGGCAGCGGCAAGAAGTACAAGCGCTGCTGCCTGAATAAAGAACGGTCGCAGCAGCGACAGCGGCTCATCTCGGGGCGAGCCGTAGAGCGGGCATTCGACTGGATCGACCAGCACCGCTCCAAGGCCTTTCATGCCGCGCTGCACGAACAGTACTTCGCCGGCCTGGAGGAGGACTTTTGGGAGGAGATCGCTCAACTCTCGCCGGAATTGGCGGACATGTTCGAGTCCAACGCCGCCGAATGGTGCCTTGTGGACGGCCGGGACCTGGCTTCATCGGAAAGCCCGGCTCCCCGCTTTATCGAACTCGTGCTTCGTCAACCTCTGGCCCAGGACGAACGCGAATACCTCAAGCTGCTGGCCCAGGCCCGGCTGGACCTTTACGAAGTGGATGAAACCGAGCCTGGCGAAGGTGTTTGGATGGTGCCGGTTTTGGAAGAAAAACGCCGACGCATCCGGGTCCAGGAGACAAGCGCTTCCCACATCCTTCAGCCCGGGGACATCGTGGGTGCCCGCTTGGTGGGCGCTGACCCTGCCGTCTTCTCAGGAGCGATGTATCCCTTCGAGCAGCCTCAATATCTGGAGATCCGCGATCGAGTCTTCAAGCAGAAGGGGCGCAGTAAGCGCCCCGATGCCGAGTGGGTCAACCGCTGCATCGTCGACCAGTGGCTGCGGGTCCTGGCCGGGCCGGCTCCATCCATTCTGGACGCCTCCACGGGTGATCCTATTCTCCTTACTACCCTGCTCTACCGTGTCCACGACTGGGACGAACTGCGGCGCCTGCTGGAGTCCCAGAAGGATGTGGCAAAGGAAGACGAGGACGCCTGGGTGCGCTTATCACCTGAGGATCCTGACCGCCCTCTTTGCAGTCTTTCACGCAAATCCGGCAACTTGGAAGCTTTCGCCCGCACCTCCGCCCTGGCCGATGAGGCCGACGACTGGCTGGTCGAGTTGGCAGGCGAATGGCTCGGGCATCCTGACGTTTCGATCGCCGACCCGCGCCAACTCTGGAAGGAACGTCACCACGAGCCGTCGTCCCCGCACGACGACCTCATGTCCAACAAGAGGGCAAGGTCCTTTACGATGACGGAACCTCCTCGGGCTAGATGCGGCCCCGGTCGTCAGGGATGCGGCCAGCCTCCCGGAAGGAGTAGTAGCGGCCCTGGGCGTCGAGGATAA